CCAAACAGTTCTTTATGCAGCAGCAACAGTAAGCGGGAGCCGGCATTGAGCACCTGGTTTTCAGCGGCCGGCCTCAGCTGTCAGCGATCAGTTATCGTTCATGTTTTGAAATTCGTTTTTAGCATCAGGACTGAGCATTTAGTATTTAGATTAGGCTTTCATAAAATCCTTACCATGGCAACCCGGGATCCCAGGCACGACATTTACATCTCCAACGCACAATCCTTTGCCAAACCCGTCCTGGGGCATATCCGGAAACTGGTACACCGGGCTTGTCCGGATGTTGAGGAAACCATGAAATGGTCCTTCCCCCATTTCGACTACCATGGCAAAATACTGTGCAGTATGGCTTCCTTTAAACAACATGCCGTACTCAACTTCTGGTTAAGCAGCCGTATCGGGGCATTAAGGCCCTACCTTATTACCGAAGGTGCTGCCAAGGCAATGGGACAGCTTGGCAGACTGACTTCGGTAAAAGACCTGCCGCCGGACAGGGTACTATTGCAGGCGTTGAAGGAAGCGATGGTATTGATCGATGCGGGTGCTTCTTTAAAGAAAGCACCACCCCAAAAGGCGGCCGAACTGCTGGTGCCAGACGCGCTCAAAAAGGCGTTGTCCAATAATAAAACGGCCAAAGCCGTTTTTGAAAACTTTCCGCCTTCCCATCGCAAGGAATACATCCAGTGGATCACTGAGGCCAAAACCGATACAACCCGGAACAAACGCATTGCCACTGCACTCGAATGGCTCGCTGAAGGCAAGAACCGTAACTGGAAGTATGAACGGAAAAATCAAAAGCACAGACCTAAATCTTAAATACTAAAAGACCTTATTCAAACAGCAAGCCTAAGAACCAAATATCAAAAGGCAAATATCAAAAGGCAAAACCTGACATTGCCAACCGATGGTTGATGGCTGACACTGATAACTAATCGCTGACAGCTGAAACCCAAAATTACCGGTCCTCAATCCGTATCCTTCGCAGCTCCAGTAAATTCAATGCATTGGGCTGATATCCTTTGATATTGGGCTGCAGCAATTGTATCACCTTATCATACCAGAGCGGCACCACCGGTGCATCGTTGATTGCGATCTGATCGGCCTTCTGGTACAGCCGGTAGCGCAGGGAGTCATTGGTTTCCTTAATTGCCGCTTCAAACACTGCATCAAATGCAGGATTTTTATACCGTGTATAATTCGGTGGTGCCGGGTTTTTTGAATAAAAGACGGACAGGTAATTTTCCGCATCCGGATAATCGGCGATCCACCCGCCCCTGAAAAAAGCCACTCTCGAACTCGCCGTCATTTCAAACAACAGGGATTTCTGTACTACCTCCACCTGCACCTTCATACCAATCGCCTCCAGTTGTTTGGCAATGAAGTTGGCAAAGTCTGCATAAATGGAAATCGTAAGCAACCGGATCAGGGGCAGCCCCCGGCCATTTGGATAGCCGGCTTCCTTTAACAATCCCATCGCCTTTACCGGATCATAATAATACCCCCGCACCAGGGAATCATTAAAAGAAGGCAAACCCTTGGGCACAAAACCAGATTCTGCCGGCGTTCCCAGCGAATTGCGCAGATAGAGGATCATTTTCCGTCGGTCAAATCCATAATTGATGGCCTGCCGTACCTTTTTCATCCGGAGGGGAGATTGTGCTACCAGGGGATTTAGGGAATCGACCAAAATACCCAGGTATTCAATATTCAGATAGGGCTGTGTTTTCAATACGAGCTTTCCTTCCCATTCTTTTTTAAGCGTTCCTTTTTTGGTCAGCACCTCATCTTTAAAACTGGGGTCTAACTCGTTTATAAAATCAAGATGGCCCTGGCGCAGCAGCAGGAATTCTGTGGCCCGGCTGTCTTTAAAACTGATTTTAACTCCATCGATATACGGTAGCCGGTTCCCAGCACTGTCTGTTTCAAAATAACGGGGATTCTTTTTAAACACCAGCCCCTGCCCTTCTTCCCAGGCTACAAACTGGAAGGGACCGGTGCCCACCGGGTGGCTCCTGAAATCCACACCGAATTGCTCCACCGCTTCCCGGGCAACCACCGAACAATACTGCATGGAAAGAATGCCCAGTATTGGCTGGTAGGGCCGCACAAGCCTCAGCTGAAACACCGTATCATTAAGAGCAGTAAAGGCTTGCAGGGAGTCTACCTTTCCGTTAAAAATCCATCCGCCCGGGCTTGCCACCCGGGGATCAATGATCCGGCTCAGGCTAAAAACCACATCAGCCGCTACCATTTTTCTTCCCCGGGCGTTTGGAAACACCGGATCGTCATGAAAAAAAACATCATTCCTTAAATAAAAGGTATACGTGCGTTTATCCTCCGAAATCTCCCAGCGCTTCGCCAGCGAAGGCCGGATATTCAGGCTGTCATTGATTTCCACCAGCGTATTATACAGCTGATGAGCCGGCCACATGGTAGATTGGTTTTTAGCAAATGCGGGATCCAGCGAAGCGATGCCCGTATACTCGTTGTAGCGGAACACTTTTCTTTTATCACGGGCATCATCGCCACAACCCATGGAGAGCAGGTAAAAAACCAGCAACAGCCATCTCCTGGCAACAATGGTGCTGTGGAAACAGTTCTTTAACGTGCAGTTATCTTTATGATCTCTTCCCTGTTGCGTTAAAACAACCGTTGCACTGCGGCGCATAAAAACAGGAAGCCTCCAATATAGTCGGGTCATTTTCATCATGAACGTTTAAATTTACAATTCAAACCATTCCGGTAATGATTTTTTTGAAAAATATTCTGAAAACGCTGAGTCTGCTGCTGCTGACCACGGTATCCATACATGCACAACTCCTGAACCAGGAAACAACCTTCACCCGGCAGGACAGTCTGAGGGGCGGTTATGGCACAGGAAGAAGCTGGTGGGATGTGCTCCAATATAATATCCAGCTGCATGTTGATCTGGAAAACAAAGCGGTAAGCGGGTACAATGATATTACCTATGCCATTATCAAAGACACAAAAGCGCCTTTGCAACTGGACCTTCAGGAGCCGATGCAGATCGAAAAAATTGAAGACCGGGATACCCGGCAGCCCATTCGTTTTCAGCGGGAAGGAAATGTATTCTGGCTCAATATACCGCGCGATGCCGGCAACCGGAAAACCCGTACCATCCGGGTTTATTTCCGGGGCAACCCCATTGTAGCCAAAACTCCGCCATGGGACGGCGGCTGGATTTTTACCAAGGACGCGGAGGGACGGTCATGGGCAAGCACGGCCACGCAGGGAATCGGCGCCAGCACCTGGCTCCCCTGTAAAGACCACCAGGCCGACGAAGCGGACCGCGGCATTACCCTTACCATTCATGTACCGGATAGCCTCGCCGCCGTAAGCAACGGCCGGCTGACTTCAAAAACGCCTGCCCCGGATGGAACCACCGCCTGGAAATGGACGGTGTCGCAACCCATCAACACCTACCTGATTACGCCTTATATCGGGCATTATGTAAATTTCAACGACACCCTCCAGGGGGAGAAAGGGCGGCTGGATATCGGCTACTGGGTACTGGATTATAACCTGGAAAAAGCCAAAGAGCATTTTAAGATTGTAAAACCCATGCTCCGTTGTTTTGAGCACTGGATGGGGCCCTATCCTTTTTATGAGGACAGTTACAAACTGATCGACGCGCCGCACCTTGGTATGGAGCACCAGAGCGGGGTGGCATATGGCAATAAATATTTAAACGGATACCTGGGCAAGGACCGGTCAGGTACCGGATGGGGCGACGACTGGGATTTTATTATCGTGCATGAAAGCGGCCATGAATGGTTTGCCAATAACATTACCACCAAGGATATTGCGGACATGTGGGTGCATGAGGCCTTTACTACCTATACCGAAACCCTGTTTGTACAATGCCGGCATGGCCTGAAAGCCGCCAACGAATACCTGGCCGGCCAGCGAAAGAATATCCGGAATGATGTGCCCGTGATTGGTCCTTATGGCGTAAATAAGGAGGGCAGCAGCGACATGTATGATAAGGGTGCCAGTATGATCCATATCATCCGCCAGCTTATTAACGACGACGAAAAATTCCGCGGGTTATTGCGGGGCCTCAACCGCGACTTCTATCATCAAACGGTAACCGGCAAACAAATCGAAAGCTATATTATCCGTAAGACCGGTAAGCCGCTGCAAAAAATATTTGACCAATACCTGCGCACCACCGATATCCCGGTACTAACATATACCGTTAACGGCAGCAAGGTCCGTTATAAATGGACCAATTGTGTACCAGGGTTCAACATGCCGGTGCAGCTGGGCGGCGGGCAATGGCTCACCCCTAAAGAACAGTACCAGGAAGCACCGGCCAGCATCCTGACGGACGGTACGCTGCAGGTAAATCCTAATTTTTATATCCGGGTAGCACAGGCTTCTTAATTCATTTCAATGAGCGCACAAATCAGGAAGCATAGCATCATTTCATCGGCGGTTATTTATATCGGGTTTGCTATAGGTGCCTTAAACACCTATCTTTTTACTAAAGAAGGCTTTTTTACGGAAGAGCAGTATGGCCTGACCCAATTGTTTGTGACCACCTCCCAGCTGATCGTATCCTTTGCTTCATTGGGAATGCCCTCCTATATTTACAAGTTCTATCATTATTATAACGACCACCTGGAGCCCCGTAAAAATGATATGATTGCCTGGGCTTTGTTAACCGGCCTGGTTTGTTTTGCTATTGTTTTTGCATTGGGGATTGCTTTTGAAAGTCTTTTTGCGCGGAAATTCAGCAACGGCTCCGCCCTGGCTGTTTATTACTATTACTGGATGTACCCAATGTCGCTGGGATTAACCATTTTTGGAATCCTCGAAGCATATGGCTGGAGCTTAAGAAAGTCGATACTTACTAATTTTTTAAAAGAAGTGCAATGGCGGGCATTGGTTACGATATTGATCCTTTTATTTATTGTAAAAATCATTCCCGATTTTGACCGTTTCATCAAACTCTACTCCTTTGCTTATCCCATTATTGCCTTAACCTTGTTGGTTTACCTCATCGCCACTAAAAAAATACACCTTACGTTTCGGGTAAGTAAAGTAACCCGCCGCTTTTTCAGACCTATCATCCGTTTTGTAGCTTTTATTTATTCCGGGATGCTGGTATTTACCATTTCTCAACAGTTCGATTCACTGGTGTTGGCATCCGTTACCAAAACCGGTCTAAAAAATCTGGGGATTTTTACATTGGCCCAATTCCTAACCAGTCTGATACAGGCGCCGCAACGCAGTATCATAGCGGCTTCCATGCCTTATATCTCCAAGGCCTGGAAAGACAAAAAGATCGGCCAGATCCAAAGCATTTACCAGCGCTCTTCCATTAACCAGCTGATCTTCGCCTGCCTGCTGTTTACACTAATCGCCCTGAATTATACGGATGCCATTCTTACATTCAAACTAAAACAGAGCTTTTTGCTGGGCTTTGCTCCCTTTATTTTATTGGGATTAACAAAGGTGGTAGACATGGGCACCGGTGTAAATGCCCAGATCATTGGCACATCCACCTACTGGAAATTTGATTTTATCAGCGGCATCATACTGCTGCTGTTTATGCTGCCGCTCACTTATATTTTTACCAAACGTTACGGGCTTATTGGCCCCCCAATTGCAAACCTGATTTCCATTACCCTCTACAATATCATTCGCATCGTTTTCTTATGGAAAAAGTTCCGGCTCTTTCCGTTTACAAAACAATCGCTGTACACGGTGATCCTCAGCGCAGTGGTATACCTGGCGGCCTGGCTGCTCTTCCGCAATCTTCATAGTTTTACCGGTTTGTTTACCCGCAGTATTTTTATTGTGGCGCTCTTTACCGGCAGCGTTTACCGGCTCAACCTCACGCCGGATCTGAAACCGGTACTGGAATCACTGAGGAAACGGCTAAGGAAAAGAATTTGAAAATGTGGAAGTGTGAGAAGGTGCGAATGAAACTGGGGTTTCACATTAACAGTATTTCCGTATTTTGATTTGAGGTTTGATTTAGTTTCTAGATTTCAGTGTTTCTGTGGCATCAAACAAAAAAAGCGCTCCTTTTCAGAAACGCTTTTCCTGCTAATAAAAAAATCATTAATTACTTACCCCGGAAGATCCGTTGTTATTGCGAACCAGGTATTCTTCAGATGCAGCTTCAATACGGCCTGCGCCGATAAAACGTGAAAGATAGTAGGTTTCGTAAAGATCACTGATAGTAACGCCTTTACTGGTAGACGCATGAACAAATTTATTGTTCCCCAGGTACATTCCTACATGGGAAACGCCACCGGTGGTATTAAAAAACACCAGGTCGCCCTCCTTCAGTTCTGTACTCGAAATTTTGCGGGCGCGGCCATATTGTTCCCGGGCCGTCCTGGGAAGTTCAATCCCGAAAGCACCCCGGTACATTTCGCGCGTAAAAGCACTGCAATCGATCCCGTATTTAGTAGTACCCCCATATTGATAGCGGGTACCATACCAATCATCCATTGTTTCCAACAGATCGTTATTGCTGATCGAATTGGGCAGTACATTCAAAATCGCTGCATATTTCTTCTGCAGTTCGGTGGCCGGGGCTGTGCGCGGCACCAGGATCGCTGCATGCACGGCTTTTACATCCCGCACCTCACTGGAGGCAATGGTCTGTTCAATGCGTTGCATCCGCGTATCAGATTTTGAATTCCTGGGAGAAATGGTCACCTGCTCCATATAAGCATTTGCAGCAGGACTGGGCTTTTGAGTGGGTTGCAGCTCAGATTTTGTATTGGTTTTATTTGATGAGGCAAAAAATTTAGAGGCGGTTGAGCAGCTAGCCATCAGCACCATCAAGCTAAATCCCGTCAATATATGTCTCAAAATAAAATGTTTAAATAATTTACCAATTGTCAGCATTCAAACATACACAAGCCGAAATGCCAATTTTCAAATATCTATAAACGTTGATTGGGATCATTTATTGCCTCATCCTCAAATATTTTTAAACTTTGTTAATAACTAATTGATAATCAATATATAAAAATATCTTCTACAATTTCTGTCTTTCCCGAACCCTGGCCCTGTTTCCGTTGTTTTCTTTTGCAGATGTGTATAAAAAGATCGCTGTTTTTTACCGTTTTTATAGGACTTTAGCAGCCGGAAGAAACCGGGAAAGAAAACCGGCGCCGGTTTCTAAATGATTTATAAAAAATTGATCTTCAACATATAAATACAAAGGAACCAACAATATGAAATTCTCGCATCTACACGTTCATACCCAATATTCCCTGCTTGATGGCGCGGCGCCGATCGGCTCTTTGTATAAAAAGGCCATTGCAGACGGAATGCCTGCCCTGGCTATCAGCGATCATGGAAACATGTACGGAGCGTTCCAGTTTGTGGCAGAGGCGTATAAACACTTGGATGAAAACGGGAAACCCAAGGTAAAACCGGTGGTGGGCTGCGAATTTTATCTGGTAGAGAACCGGCACGAAAAGACGTTTACCAAGGAAAAAAAAGACAAACGGTATCACCAGATCCTGCTGGCCAAAAATGAGCAGGGATACCGCAACCTTACAAAACTGACTTCTCTTGGCTTTATTGAAGGCCTGTATGGTAAATATCCCCGTATCGATAAAGAACTGATCCTGCAATACCACGAAGGGTTGATCGCTACTACCTGTTGCCTGGGCGCTTCTGTTCCGCAGGCGATTTTACGCAAGGGGGAAGCAGAGGCTGAGGCGGAATTTAAATGGTGGCTGGATCTCTTCGGGGAAGATTTTTATGTAGAGTTACAACGGCACGGAATCGGCGACCAGGACAAGGTAAACGAAGTGCTGATCCACTTTGCGTACAAATACAAGGTGCCCATTATTGCCAGCAACGACTCGCATTATGTAGAACAGGACGATTTTAACGCGCACGACATCCTTCTTTGTATCAATACCGGGGAAAAGCAGTCTACGCCCGCCTTTCGCGGCGACTTTGCAGACGATGACGTAAACATGAAGAATATGCGTTTTGCGTTTGCCAATGATCAGTTCTACTTTAAGAATACGGAAGAAATGAGCAAACTGTTTCACGACCTTCCGGAAGCCATTGATAACACCAATGCCATTGTTGATAAAATTGAATTACTGGACCTGAAACGCAGTATCCTGCTGCCCAACTTCCCCATCCCCGAAGATTTTAAGCGTCATACCGAAGATGAAAAAACAGATAAGGGAGTGGTAACCGCCGATTCGCTCAACCAGTGGGAATACCTCCGGCATCTGACCTATGAAGGCGCGCGGCAACGGTATGGCATCATCTCCGACAGTACCCAGGAACGGATCGACTTTGAATTATTCACCATTAAAACCATGGGATTTGCCGGGTACTTCCTGATTGTAAGTGATTTTATCAAGGCCGGGCGCGACAGCGGTGTATTTATCGGGCCGGGACGGGGTTCGGCCGCAGGATCCGTAGTAGCCTATTGTATCGGCATTACCAATATCGACCCGATTAAGTACAACCTCCTGTTTGAGCGTTTCCTGAACCCCGACCGTAAATCGATGCCGGATATCGATACCGACTTTGACGATGAAGGCCGCCAGCGGGTAATCGATTACGTAGTGCAGAAATACGGGAAGAACCAGGTAGCACAGATTATTACCTATGGTACCATGGCCGCAAAAATGAGTATCAAGGACGTGGCCCGGGTAATGGACCTGCCGCTGGCTGATTCCAATGCCCTGGCAAAGCTGGTTCCGGAAAAACCGGGTATTTCATTAAAACGGGTATTACACGCACCGCTTTCCCCAAAAGCCGGCGAAAAAACGCTGATCGAAAAAGAGGGACTGGGTGCCGATGATATTGAAAACGTAAAACGGATCCGCGATGTATACAATGGGAATGATCTCCAGGCCAAGGTTCTGCATGAAGCCGAGATCCTGGAGGGATCCGTGCGCAACACCGGTATCCATGCTGCGGGCATCATCATTGCCCCCAAAGACCTTACCGAGCTCATCCCGGTAAGTACGGCCAAGGATTCCGATCTCTGGGTTACCCAGATTGAAGGAAGCGTGATTGAAGAGGCCGGCGTTATTAAAATGGACTTCCTGGGCTTAAAAACCCTTACCATCATCAAAGACGCGTTGAAGCTGATCAAACAGAATTACGACCTGGACATCGTTATAGACGATATTCCGCTGGATGATGAAAAGACTTATGAACTTTACCAGAAAGGAGAAACCAACGCCACATTCCAGTTTGAAAGTGCGGGGATGCAGAAATACCTGCGGGAACTGAAGCCCGACCGTTTTGACGACCTTATTGCCATGAACGCCCTGTACCGGCCGGGTCCACTGGCGTATATTCCGGACTATATCGAGCGGAAGCACGGCCGCCAGGAAGTGGTCTTTGACCTTCCGGAGATGGAAGAAGATCTGAAGGACACCTACGGGATTACCGTATACCAGGAGCAGGTGATGCTGCTGAGCCAGAAACTGGCCGGCTTCAGTAAAGGGGATGCCGATGTACTTCGGAAAGCGATGGGTAAAAAGCAAAAGGCGGTACTGGACAAAATGAAAAAGCAGTTTGTGGAAGGCGCCACGCAAAAAGGGCATCCAGCAGACAAGCTGGACAAGATCTGGACCGACTGGGAGGCCTTTGCGCAATATGCGTTCAACAAATCGCATGCTACCTGTTATGCCTTTGTAGCTTACCAAACCGCTTACCTGAAAGCCCACTACCCCAGCGAATATATGGCCGGGGTATTGAATAACGCCGGGTCCCTGGAAAAGATCACCTTCTTTATGGAAGAGTGTAAACGGATGGGATTACCGGTACTGGGGCCGGATATCAATGAATCGCAGAAAGGATTTGCGGTAAACAAAAAAGGTGAGATTCGTTTTGGATTGGGCGGTTTAAAAGGTGTGGGTGAAGCGGCGGTGGAAAGCCTGATCCAGGAGCGGGATGAAAACGGGCCCTATGCCTCCATCTTTGATATGATTAAACGGGTAAACCAGCGTACCGTGAACAAAAAAACACTGGAAAGCCTGGCCTATGCCGGGGCCTTTGATTGTTTTACCGACCTGCACCGTGCCCAGTATTTTCATGTGCCGGTTGGTGATACCACCAACGGCCTTGAAAAAATTGTGAAATACGGCCAGATCTGTCAGACACAGGCGCAAACCACTACAAATACGCTTTTTGGCGATCTCGCTGAAGTGATGGAGGTACAGATACCCAAGATCCCCGAATGCACGCCATGGCCGCTGGTGGTACAACTCGACCACGAAAAGCAGGTAACCGGGATCTTTATCAGCGGCCATCCGCTGGATGATTACCGGTTTGAGATGGAGCATTACGGCATCACCAAGATCTCTTACGTTAACGATTACAAAAACCAGGAAAAAGAAAAAGTGAGCTCCGCGGCCACCTTTAAAATTATGGGGCTGGTGTCGGATGCACAACACCGCGTTTCCCGCACCGGCAACAAATTCGGGAGTTTTATCATTGAAGATTACAGCGGTAAGCTGGATATGGTACTGTTTTCTGAAGATTATATGAAGTATTCGCCCATGCTGCAACTGGGTACAACCGTATACCTCACAGGCTTTTTTAAACAGCGCTTTAACGGCGATTTTGATTTTAAGATCACCTCCATCTGCCTGGCGGAAAGTGTGATAAAGAACCAGACCAAAAACTTGAAGATCGAATTACCGGTGGAGGAGATCACAAAGGAAACGGTTGAATTCATTCACGAAAACCTGAAGGCACATAAAGGCCCCAGTACCTTGAAACTGTCTATAAAAGATGCAGTAGACGACGTTACGGTAGATCTGTTAACCCGCGGAAAGGGATTTGAGATGAACAATGAACTGATTGAATACCTCTCCAAACAGGCCAACTGGAATATAGCGGTGGAATTGAATTAGAGTAATCCGGGGCCCGAACATAGTCCTCTGTCATTTCGAGCCTGACCCACTGTCATTTCGAGCTTGTCGAGAAACCGCTACAAGATCACTCTCCTATCCGGGTCTTAAAACATCCTTGTGCCCGGTGATCACGGAGAGGTCTCTCCGTTTCGGTCGGGACGACCGTGTTTTTCCGTCGTTTCGAGCCTGTCGAGAAACCTCTATGGCAACAAGCTTCACGTGTCAGTATAAAAGACTATAAACCTCATCACATACTTCTTCATTCAAAAACCTCCATTCGGGGTTTTTACTGTTTACCAGCGCTGTTTTCTTTATTCCTGACCACCGCTTTAACTGTTTCTCTCGCTCATTAGCCGTAGTGATCGAGCCGAATCATTCGTAATAAACAAGACAGGTAATATTGTACTGATCGGTAAAACTATTTTGATTTTCGTGATGCACATGCTCCCATATTCTTCGCCGAAGGTTGGACGTTACCCCGACATATAAAACTGTTTTAAGCTTATTGGTCAAAATGTAAATAAACCCTCCTTATTCATAGGTAACTTTTGGTGTTTAAATAGGTTTATTAAAAATACAAAAGCTATCGTCGTTTCGGGTTTACCGGGAAACCGCTCGAAAACATACTCTCATAAAGAGTTTAAAATTCCCTTCGGCTTGATGATCAAGCAGCGATCTCTCCGCTGCGGTCGAGATGACGGTGTGCTTTTCGTCGTTTTGGACGCAGTCTATCGTCGTTTCGGGTTTGCCGGGAAACCGCTACGAAAACATACTCTCATAAAGAGTTTAAAATTCCCTTCGGCTTGATGATCAAGCAGCGATCTCTCCGCTGCGGTCGAGATGACGGTGTGCTTTTCGTCGTTTTGGGCGCAGTCCATCATCGTTTTGGGTTTACCGGGAAACCGCTACGAAACCAGACTCCCTCACATTCTCCAGTTTGATGATAACAGAAAAGTCGCCCCGCTTCGGTCAAGACGACGGTACATTCATTGCGTTTATAATTCCGCCTTCAGGTACTGCCCGGTATAACTTTCCTTACATTTCACCAGGGCCTCCGGTGTTCCTTCAAACAGGATACGCCCGCCGCCATCGCCACCCTCCGGCCCAAGGTCAATAATATGATCCGCCACCTTGATCACGTCCATATTATGTTCTATCACCAATACCGTATTGCCTTTGTCTACCAGTTTATTCAATACCTGCAACAGGTGCTTGATGTCTTCAAAATGCAGGCCCGTGGTCGGCTCGTCCAAAATATAAAACGTTTTGCCCGTATCTTTTTTACTCAGTTCTGTACTCAGTTTTACCCGTTGGGCTTCGCCCCCGCTAAGGGTTACCGCGCTTTGTCCGAGTGTAATATAGCCTAATCCCACATCCTGCAGGGTCTTTATTTTCCGGTAAATCGAAGGCACGGCCTGGAAAAACTCCACGGCATCATCCACCGTCATATCCAGCACATCAGAAATCGACTTGCCTTTATACCGGATCTCCAGTGTTTCGCGGTTGTATCGTTTCCCATTACATTTTTCACAGGGCACATATACATCCGGGAGAAAGTTCATTTCAATCACCCGCATCCCCCCACCTTCACATACATCACAACGGCCTGTTTTTACATTGAATGAAAAACGCCCCGCATTGTATCCCCGGATCTTCGCCTCCGGCACTGCAGCAAACAGGGTACGGATGTCGGTAAAAAATCCGCAGTAGGTAGCCGGATTGCTCCGCGGCGTACGGCCAATAGGCGACTGATCGATTTCCACTACCTTATCAATATGCTCCAGCCCCTTTACCGATTTATAGGCCATCGGCGTCTTTTTGGAATGATACGCGTGTTGCGATAAAATGGGATACAGGGT
The sequence above is a segment of the Niabella agricola genome. Coding sequences within it:
- a CDS encoding ABC transporter substrate-binding protein; protein product: MTRLYWRLPVFMRRSATVVLTQQGRDHKDNCTLKNCFHSTIVARRWLLLVFYLLSMGCGDDARDKRKVFRYNEYTGIASLDPAFAKNQSTMWPAHQLYNTLVEINDSLNIRPSLAKRWEISEDKRTYTFYLRNDVFFHDDPVFPNARGRKMVAADVVFSLSRIIDPRVASPGGWIFNGKVDSLQAFTALNDTVFQLRLVRPYQPILGILSMQYCSVVAREAVEQFGVDFRSHPVGTGPFQFVAWEEGQGLVFKKNPRYFETDSAGNRLPYIDGVKISFKDSRATEFLLLRQGHLDFINELDPSFKDEVLTKKGTLKKEWEGKLVLKTQPYLNIEYLGILVDSLNPLVAQSPLRMKKVRQAINYGFDRRKMILYLRNSLGTPAESGFVPKGLPSFNDSLVRGYYYDPVKAMGLLKEAGYPNGRGLPLIRLLTISIYADFANFIAKQLEAIGMKVQVEVVQKSLLFEMTASSRVAFFRGGWIADYPDAENYLSVFYSKNPAPPNYTRYKNPAFDAVFEAAIKETNDSLRYRLYQKADQIAINDAPVVPLWYDKVIQLLQPNIKGYQPNALNLLELRRIRIEDR
- a CDS encoding M1 family metallopeptidase — encoded protein: MIFLKNILKTLSLLLLTTVSIHAQLLNQETTFTRQDSLRGGYGTGRSWWDVLQYNIQLHVDLENKAVSGYNDITYAIIKDTKAPLQLDLQEPMQIEKIEDRDTRQPIRFQREGNVFWLNIPRDAGNRKTRTIRVYFRGNPIVAKTPPWDGGWIFTKDAEGRSWASTATQGIGASTWLPCKDHQADEADRGITLTIHVPDSLAAVSNGRLTSKTPAPDGTTAWKWTVSQPINTYLITPYIGHYVNFNDTLQGEKGRLDIGYWVLDYNLEKAKEHFKIVKPMLRCFEHWMGPYPFYEDSYKLIDAPHLGMEHQSGVAYGNKYLNGYLGKDRSGTGWGDDWDFIIVHESGHEWFANNITTKDIADMWVHEAFTTYTETLFVQCRHGLKAANEYLAGQRKNIRNDVPVIGPYGVNKEGSSDMYDKGASMIHIIRQLINDDEKFRGLLRGLNRDFYHQTVTGKQIESYIIRKTGKPLQKIFDQYLRTTDIPVLTYTVNGSKVRYKWTNCVPGFNMPVQLGGGQWLTPKEQYQEAPASILTDGTLQVNPNFYIRVAQAS
- a CDS encoding oligosaccharide flippase family protein, which produces MSAQIRKHSIISSAVIYIGFAIGALNTYLFTKEGFFTEEQYGLTQLFVTTSQLIVSFASLGMPSYIYKFYHYYNDHLEPRKNDMIAWALLTGLVCFAIVFALGIAFESLFARKFSNGSALAVYYYYWMYPMSLGLTIFGILEAYGWSLRKSILTNFLKEVQWRALVTILILLFIVKIIPDFDRFIKLYSFAYPIIALTLLVYLIATKKIHLTFRVSKVTRRFFRPIIRFVAFIYSGMLVFTISQQFDSLVLASVTKTGLKNLGIFTLAQFLTSLIQAPQRSIIAASMPYISKAWKDKKIGQIQSIYQRSSINQLIFACLLFTLIALNYTDAILTFKLKQSFLLGFAPFILLGLTKVVDMGTGVNAQIIGTSTYWKFDFISGIILLLFMLPLTYIFTKRYGLIGPPIANLISITLYNIIRIVFLWKKFRLFPFTKQSLYTVILSAVVYLAAWLLFRNLHSFTGLFTRSIFIVALFTGSVYRLNLTPDLKPVLESLRKRLRKRI
- a CDS encoding C40 family peptidase, with product MRHILTGFSLMVLMASCSTASKFFASSNKTNTKSELQPTQKPSPAANAYMEQVTISPRNSKSDTRMQRIEQTIASSEVRDVKAVHAAILVPRTAPATELQKKYAAILNVLPNSISNNDLLETMDDWYGTRYQYGGTTKYGIDCSAFTREMYRGAFGIELPRTAREQYGRARKISSTELKEGDLVFFNTTGGVSHVGMYLGNNKFVHASTSKGVTISDLYETYYLSRFIGAGRIEAASEEYLVRNNNGSSGVSN
- a CDS encoding YdeI/OmpD-associated family protein gives rise to the protein MATRDPRHDIYISNAQSFAKPVLGHIRKLVHRACPDVEETMKWSFPHFDYHGKILCSMASFKQHAVLNFWLSSRIGALRPYLITEGAAKAMGQLGRLTSVKDLPPDRVLLQALKEAMVLIDAGASLKKAPPQKAAELLVPDALKKALSNNKTAKAVFENFPPSHRKEYIQWITEAKTDTTRNKRIATALEWLAEGKNRNWKYERKNQKHRPKS